Proteins found in one Corynebacterium canis genomic segment:
- a CDS encoding NlpC/P60 family protein, with amino-acid sequence MTASVVAGAPVAAASDPLEEVTKEETTVVETTTEDGGGAGAGGATGAGGGAATADVGGVTKLENIQELKKARGLSGTVLTKDHVKAGDNAGMKFDIEDKQPDGVLGRIAVPLADGKWAVPSNLPTAPSTKVDRAAADDAISRAQTFVAAGRDLKWNGQGVTPLTTTDVIHDKMSKPYPIYCSSLVGMILKGWDYDHTTYVSDKNTSIGASMDFGGNGDRASENELWQSNRLAKWFYTNGDLWLNDGNQNYERGDLIFLSEQKPEGKDSNTGSYFGNIFHVAIYAGDNKVIHSYSADSDGGVVEQDIDEYLREGTSFIARPSWNKASGASSKSTDDATKDGNSNGGGKCNTKGDEADKPCNQVTPGAEGKLSF; translated from the coding sequence TTGACAGCTTCCGTCGTGGCGGGAGCACCGGTCGCCGCCGCGTCCGACCCCTTGGAGGAAGTGACCAAGGAGGAAACAACCGTCGTTGAAACCACCACTGAAGACGGCGGCGGTGCTGGTGCTGGTGGTGCCACCGGGGCTGGTGGAGGCGCCGCGACGGCCGACGTCGGCGGTGTGACCAAGCTGGAAAATATCCAAGAACTGAAGAAAGCTCGGGGGTTGTCCGGGACGGTGCTGACGAAAGACCACGTCAAAGCCGGTGACAATGCCGGCATGAAGTTCGATATCGAAGACAAGCAACCCGACGGCGTGCTCGGGCGTATCGCCGTGCCGCTGGCCGACGGCAAGTGGGCGGTACCCTCGAACTTGCCGACGGCGCCAAGCACCAAGGTGGACAGGGCCGCGGCGGACGACGCCATCTCGCGCGCCCAAACCTTTGTCGCCGCTGGGCGCGACCTGAAGTGGAATGGGCAGGGCGTGACGCCGCTGACCACCACTGATGTGATCCACGACAAGATGTCGAAGCCGTACCCGATCTATTGCTCCTCGTTGGTGGGCATGATCCTGAAAGGTTGGGACTATGATCACACCACCTACGTGTCCGATAAAAACACCAGCATCGGGGCGTCCATGGACTTCGGCGGCAACGGTGATCGCGCTTCGGAGAACGAATTGTGGCAGTCGAACCGGCTGGCCAAGTGGTTCTACACCAACGGTGACCTGTGGCTTAACGACGGAAACCAAAACTACGAGCGCGGCGACCTGATCTTCCTGTCCGAGCAAAAGCCGGAAGGCAAGGATTCCAACACCGGCTCGTACTTTGGCAATATCTTCCACGTGGCTATCTACGCCGGCGATAATAAGGTGATCCATTCCTATAGCGCGGACTCCGATGGCGGCGTGGTCGAACAGGATATCGATGAGTACCTGCGGGAAGGGACGTCCTTTATCGCACGCCCGTCCTGGAACAAGGCGAGCGGTGCCAGCTCGAAGAGCACGGACGACGCCACGAAGGACGGCAACTCCAACGGTGGCGGCAAGTGCAACACCAAGGGTGATGAGGCCGACAAGCCCTGCAACCAAGTGACGCCGGGCGCGGAAGGCAAGCTTTCGTTCTAG